In a genomic window of Parambassis ranga chromosome 24, fParRan2.1, whole genome shotgun sequence:
- the ccdc25 gene encoding coiled-coil domain-containing protein 25, with protein MVFYFTSAVVSIPHTIYMGKDKYENEDLIKYGWPEDIWFHVDKLSSAHVYLRLPKGQTINDIPPEVLIDCAQLVKNNSIQGCKMNNINVVYTPWANLKKTGDMDVGQIGFHRQKEVKIVAVEKKINEIVNRLEKTKEERFPDLAAEKESRDREERNEKKAQLQEQKKREKEDQKKKKEMEELRSYSSLMKSENMKTNEDGYDSDDFM; from the exons ATGGTGTTTTACTTCACAAGTGCCG TTGTGAGCATCCCCCATACAATCTACATGGGAAAAGACAAATACGAAA ATGAGGATCTCATCAAGTACGGGTGGCCTGAAGACATCTG GTTTCATGTGGACAAATTGTCATCAGCTCACGTTTATCTGAGATTGCCAAAG GGTCAAACCATAAATGATATTCCTCCAGAGGTGCTGATAGACTGTGCACAGCTGGTGAAAAACAACAGCATCCAAG GCTGCAAGATGAACAACATCAATGTGGTTTACACACCGTGGGCCAACCTGAAGAAGACAGGAGATATGGACGTTGGACAAATCGGCTTTCATCGACAGAAGGAG GTGAAGATTGTTGCAGTGGAGAAGAAGATCAATGAGATAGTGAACCGTCTGGAGAAAACCAAAGAAGAACGATTCCCCGACCTGGCAGCAGAGAAAGAGTCAagagacagggaggagagaAACGAGAAGAAAGCCCAGTTGCAGGaacaaaagaagagagagaaggaagaccagaagaagaaaaaagagatggAGGAGCTCAG GAGCTATTCTTCACTGATGAAgagtgaaaacatgaaaactaaCGAG GATGGCTACGACTCAGATGACTTCATGTGA